The Microcystis aeruginosa NIES-843 sequence TTTTAAAGTATGATAACCTCTTTTACCCCCCAAAAAATCTTTCTGTTTCTTTTGGGGGCGTTCAATGGGAGTTTCCGTTACATCCATTACCGTTATGACCGGTATCTCTGCTTGATTGAGTAAAGCTTTTTTTCCTTTTAAACGGAAGTTTCCCGATTGTAAAAGCATTTTTTCCGTCTTATTTACAATCCGACATATAGTTGATTCTGATAGTTCCCAGCTTGTACCAATGTGAAAATATGTTCTATATTCTCGCCAATATTCTAACGTTACTAAAACTTGTTCTTCTATAGATAGTTTAGGTTTCGGTCCCCTTTTAGATGGTGAATTAGAGTCGGCTTCAACACTTTTTACTGATTCTACCATCTTTCTATAGGTTTGTTTATACACACCGAAACGGCGTTTGAATTGTTCATCTGATCAGTTTTGATAATCCATAATTTTGCTAATAAACATAGCAAAATTATAGATGATTTCCTGACCTAAGATCACATTTTATTCTTTTTTCCACTTCAATCTAAGAATTGAGAAAAAAGCAAAACCTTATATTATACCATAAAAAAATTATGCAAGAGGTCTAAAGTATTGTTATGGTTAAACGGATTCGCCATCTCTGGAATAAAACTACTCACGAAGTCCAATTTTATCTCAGTTCTCTCCCGGCTGATGCTCAAATCATCGGTAAGGCTATTCGTAAACACTGGGGCATTGAAAATCAAGTCCACTGGACTTTAGATGTTACTTTTAATGAAGATAAGTGTCGGATTCGGTCTTGGCATAGCCCTCGGAATTTTGGTCTCCTCAGACGGCTAGCACTTAACGCCCTTAACCAGGAATCCACTTACCGACGTAGTCTGCGACAAAAAAGTAAGCGCGCGGCGATGGACAATGACTATATGGTGGCTGTGCTGAGTTCCTTTTGTCAAGCGTGATTGAGATGCTCTTACCCTGCATCTCCATCCCCACTTACGATTAAGTCAATCATAAATTGTTTTAAGTCAGGTCTTCGGTCGCGGGAGTATCCGTAGGTAATTTTTATTGGCTGTTGTCTGGTTTCAATTTCTTCTCCCACTGCTCCTGATTTCAGGATTTCTACTGTTGGGTATTCCTTGTTATATTCTCCTTCTACTGATAGAGAAGTCGAATCTAAATGAGAATTCTCGGTCGCTACACCAAATTTTTTCACGGCGGCTAAACTAATGAGTAGGAAAATACCCGAAACATCAAGTTGATAAAGTTTGTCCATCACTCGACCAATTTTATCATCATTCAGGTGTTTTGGTTCGATGCCCTCTCCCAGCAGATGTTCGGTTGCTTTATCTTCAAAAAATTGAGGAAATAAATACAAGGACCCGGAGACAAATCCCAATCCATTCAGGATAATTGCTTTCACGACTTGCCCCGCTGTGACAATTTCTCCTCGCTCAATTGAGACTTGTTCGTTGATAATTTCAACGATTCCTATTTCATCGATAATTCCGGCTACTAATCCCAGATGGTCTAGATTTTTGACTTCAATTTCTGTTGATTGATTCATGGTCGAACAGCCCACTGCCTAAGTTTTCCAACAATTCCTATTTTTTCATAATTAGGGGTCTCAAGACCCCCCTAGCGGCCACCGAGAAAACCTTCACCAGCTAAGTATTTTTACTCAAGTCTCTGGAGGGGGACAGCTTATGTGACAGTTGAGGGTGCGGAATGTGGGCTGTATGATTCTGTAGAGGTTATAAATTTTTAGCGGTCTATCCCGTGCTAGGGGATAGGATAGAAAAGTGCTACTATCCCAGTGATATAGCGTTTTTCACTTAGAAAATCGGGGTTAAAAACGTGGTTGCCATTTCAGATCAACAACAGTTAGCCGCTACCCACAACCACAGCGATCGAGTGGCGGTATTATTGATGGGATACGGGGAAGTGGAGAGTTATGAGGACTTCGCCAACTATAATGAACAGGCCTTGAATCTGCTGACGGCTAAGTTCGCTCCCGTACCGACTTGGGTTTATCCTCCCCTAGCGAAATTATTGGCCCTATTTGACCTACACGAATGGCAGCACCAGCATAATCACTTTATTTCGCCCCATAACCACATTTTCGAGCATCAAAGACAGGAAATCGAGCGCAATTTACAGGCAAAATGGGGTAATCGGGTGGAGGTATTCAAAGCGTTTAACTTCTGCGCGCCTTTTTTACCGGCACAGGTGTTAACGGAAATCCGCGAACGGGGATTCGAGAAAATTTTGATCTATCCTCTCCTCGTGGTTGATTCTATCTTCACCAGTGGCATTGCCATCGAACAAGTTAACAAAGCTTTAGCTCAGGGACAAACGGGGGAACATTGGGTCAAAGGATTGCGCTACATTCCCTCGTTTTATAACCAACCCGCTTATATAGAGCTAATGGCGCGGTTAGTGGAGGAAAAAATCGCTGCTGAGGTAGCTAGTAGCTGTCTTCCCTCGCAAATTGGCATTATTTTAATGAATCACGGTTGTCCCCACGAAGCTAAGGGATTTACGTCGGGAATCGATGAAAGTCAAGCTTTATACGAGTTGGTCCGGGAAAAATTAATCTATCGTTATCCCTTGATTTCTGTGGGTTGGTTAAATCACCAAACCCCCTTAATTAAATGGACGCAACCGAATGCAGAGTTAGCGGCGAAGAATTTAATCGAATTGGGGGCAAAAGCCTTAATTTTCATGCCGATTGGCTTTGCTACGGAAAATCACGAAACTTTACTGGATGTGGAGCATATTATCGAAGCTTTACGCCGCAAACACGACCAAGTTAATTATGTGCAGATGGCCTGTGTCAACGATAACCCCGAATTTTGCCAGATGGTCGCCGATTGGGCCGAGGAACATATCGAAGCTTTACTATCACAAGAGGCTTTATCTGTCAATACTTCTGTAACAATTCCTCACATTCATTCCGATCACCATCATCACCACGGACACCACCACCATCATTAAGCTTGGACAGTGGCAAAGAGGGGCAACGGCGAAAATTAGTCCTACCACTTGTCACTTTTGGAAGTATAATCTATAATTGTGCTTTCCTGGGTACGTAGCTCAATGGATAGAGCATCCGCCTTCTAAGCGGACGGTTGTAGGTTCGATCCCTACCGTACCCGTTATTGTTAAGTAGGGATGGGAAATTCTCTCCTCTTGTCCCGGGGACAATCGCTTTGACGCGGTGAGCGTCGAATTGGGGCAGTTGAGTCCCGTCAGTTGATATTAATTGTGTTTAATTTAGTTTGCGATCGAGTTGAAGCGCAGTCAAGGGAGAAGGCAAAGGCGAATCAGACATACTGCGTCACAATATCTCACGGAATGAGGATATACAGCCTGAGAAGGAGTAAAACAAGAGAAACTACCTGAAACTCCTTCTTCTGTGCATCCCTCTATTTAATAGTTTGCCCTCTTTGCAATAGCCTTTCTCGTCTCTTTTGACGGGATTCTGTTTCCAGTTGGGCGAGTATATCGTCTAAAAAAAGATTATAAAGCTCAATCTGGCGGTTAGTTTCCCGTAAGCTTTCAAGACATTGTTTTCTCGTTGCTTCATCGGGATAGGAGGTGCGGTAAGTCATCATAAGTTCCATTGCCTCTTTACTTCATCAACACTAGCACTAACAGCATCCACATTGGCTGTTCCTTGCAAAATCGCTCTTTCTAACATCTCTAGCATCGTATTTGAGAGAGTCGGCTGCTCTTGTAAAATTCTCAGCAGGATATTATTAATTCGGGAGTAGGAATTAGTTACCCTCTCTCTGGCATTAGATAATTCTTCTAATTCTGATAATGTCCGTTCATTTTCCCCATATTCTGTAAAAAGTTGCCATTCCGTTGCCGATGCGTACTCTATCTGATCCGCTAGTTGACGCAGTAGATCAAAAATGCTCGTTAAGGTTTCCTCCGGTAATGTAGCCATATTCAATTATTTCTATTATCCCCAGTCTATAATCTGGTTGGTACGAGGTAATCCTGTTTAATTTAGTTTGCGATCGAGTTGAGGGTCAGTCAAGGGAGAAGGCAAAGGCGAATCAGACATACTGCGTCACAATATCTCACGGAATGAGAATAGTTCGCCTGAGAAGCAGTAAAACAGGGGAAAGGAAGCGATCGCTAGTGTGAGAGATATATAACTTAAGATTTGTGATGCGATCACGACAAAGCAGAATTAATAGTTCCACTGGTTCAGGGAAATGAACTGATTAGCAAGAGGGACGTTAGCCGTTTCCAGATTGGCGATCGCATTGACAATTGCCTTAAAACTCATTTTCTTTGAGGGATTTGCCTCTTGATAAATTGCCAAAATTCCGGGATGGTGGGAATCCGCAGCATGGAGAAACTGAAAGTCACGGCAGTTAAGGGTCAACAGGATGCGATCGGCATTTCTAGCATAGTCCAGAACTATGAAATCTGGGTGACTCATCAGACCAGCTTCGTTAACTGTAATTACTTCATGTCCAGCCTGTCGTAGCAATTTCACCAACACTTTATCTTGGGCATCTTCATCAATGAGTAACTTTAGGAACCCAGGGCTACTCCTCTCGCTTCTAGGTAACGACGTTCTGCGTCCGCTTCCTGCTGCAACAGTTCTTGATGAGTTTGGCAGTATTCAATTGCTTCGAGAACGGCGGCTAAGGGTAATTCTTTGCTGTCGGCGACTTCTTCAGGAGTCATTTTGTTGGCGATCGCATCTGACCAAACAGTGAAAGCTGTCAGCTTGCTGCCTTTGACGTATAGTTGCTGTCGCCAGGAATGAGGACGCTTCTCTAAATACTGCCATTGAGTTTTTGCCGCGTTGGTAGTCATGCTGATGTCTTGATGAAAGCTGGTATCCCTAGTTTATCAGCTACAGAAGCAGCGCACCGTCGAAGGCGGCTCTCTTCGAGATCGCGCTAACCCAATGTTGTTTGGTGTTGTAACCCAATCGGATTCACAATAATTCTATCTTCCTGTTTTTTAACCCACATTCCGCACCCTCAACTGTCACATAAGCTGTCCCCCGCCAGAGACTTGAGTAAAAATACCTAGCTGGTGAAGGTTTTCTCGGTGGCCGCTAGGGGGGTCTTGAGACCCCTAATTATGAAAAAATAGGAATTGTTGGAAAACTGAGGCGAGTGGACTGTTCGACCATGAATCAATCAACAGAAATTGAAGTCAAAAATCTAGACCATCTGGGATTAGTAGCCGGAATTATCGATGAAATAGGAATCGTTGAAATTATCAACGAACAAGTCTCAATTGAGCGAGGAGAAATTGTCACAGCTGGGCAAGTCGTGAAAGCAATTATCCTGAATGGATTGGGATTTGTCTCCCGAGCCTTGTATTTATTTCCTCAATTTTTTGAAGATAAAGCAACCGAACATTTGCTGGGAGAGGGCATCGAACCAAAACACCTGAATGATGATAAAATTGGTCGAGTAATGGACAAACTTTATCAACTTAATGTTTCGGTCATTTTCCTACGGATTAGTTTAGCGGCCGTGAAAAAATTTGGTGTAGCAACCGAGAACTCCCATTTAGATTCGACTTCTCTATCAGTAGAAGGAGAATATAACAAGGAATACCCAACAGTAGAAATCCTGAAATCAGGAGCAGTGGGAGAAGAAATTGAAACCAGACAACAGCCAATAAAAATTACCTACGGATACTCCCGCGACCGAAGACCTGACTTAAAACAATTTATGATTGACTTAATCGTAAGTGGGGATGGAGATGTACCTTTATTCCTGAAAGTAGGGGACGGAAATGAAGCGGACAAAGCGGTTTTTGGTCAAATCGCCCGAGAATTTAAAAAACAAGTTGACTTTGACAGTTTAATAGTCGGCGATAGCGCCCTCTATAGCAAAGAGAATTTAAAACTAATGAAAGAAATGCGTTGGTTGTCTCGAGTACCATTAAGCATTAAAGAGGCTCAAGAGTTGGTTGATAGCATCTCAGAAAAAGAGTTAACCGATTCAGAAATACCGGGTTATTCCTGGCGGGAAACCATCTCTAACTATGGGGGGATAG is a genomic window containing:
- a CDS encoding ferrochelatase; translation: MVAISDQQQLAATHNHSDRVAVLLMGYGEVESYEDFANYNEQALNLLTAKFAPVPTWVYPPLAKLLALFDLHEWQHQHNHFISPHNHIFEHQRQEIERNLQAKWGNRVEVFKAFNFCAPFLPAQVLTEIRERGFEKILIYPLLVVDSIFTSGIAIEQVNKALAQGQTGEHWVKGLRYIPSFYNQPAYIELMARLVEEKIAAEVASSCLPSQIGIILMNHGCPHEAKGFTSGIDESQALYELVREKLIYRYPLISVGWLNHQTPLIKWTQPNAELAAKNLIELGAKALIFMPIGFATENHETLLDVEHIIEALRRKHDQVNYVQMACVNDNPEFCQMVADWAEEHIEALLSQEALSVNTSVTIPHIHSDHHHHHGHHHHH
- a CDS encoding DUF5615 family PIN-like protein produces the protein MLVKLLRQAGHEVITVNEAGLMSHPDFIVLDYARNADRILLTLNCRDFQFLHAADSHHPGILAIYQEANPSKKMSFKAIVNAIANLETANVPLANQFISLNQWNY
- a CDS encoding IS1634 family transposase — its product is MNQSTEIEVKNLDHLGLVAGIIDEIGIVEIINEQVSIERGEIVTAGQVVKAIILNGLGFVSRALYLFPQFFEDKATEHLLGEGIEPKHLNDDKIGRVMDKLYQLNVSVIFLRISLAAVKKFGVATENSHLDSTSLSVEGEYNKEYPTVEILKSGAVGEEIETRQQPIKITYGYSRDRRPDLKQFMIDLIVSGDGDVPLFLKVGDGNEADKAVFGQIAREFKKQVDFDSLIVGDSALYSKENLKLMKEMRWLSRVPLSIKEAQELVDSISEKELTDSEIPGYSWRETISNYGGIEQRWLLVESQARQESDLKKLEKKIEQEKNSAQEKIRQLSRREFENRAVALAIAKGLSDSLKSHQLTEIKVNLIPPESQGSKLKSKDDLPSQSYQVQAELELNLTAIERLKKRAGRFVLATNDLEKQRLSSEDILKKYKGQQAPERGFSFLKDPCFFAHSVFLKSPHRIEVMAMLMGLCLLVYTIGQRQLRLSLKQQETGLKNPLGKLTDRPTLRWIFQGFQGIHLVRIQDNQKISNLTDERRNILRFFPKPCQEYYLLS